The DNA segment ACCGCCGATGGCCTCCCCACCCTGGAGGCGGTACGCCAGGCGGCGATGGTGCGCCTGCGCCCGGTCATCATGACGGGCCTCGTCGCAGCGGTTGGCTTCATTCCCATGGCGCTCAGCACGGGGGTGGGCGCCGAGGTGCAGCGCCCTCTGGCCACCGTGGTCATCGGCGGCGTGATCACCTCCACCCTCTCCACCCTCATTGTGCTGCCGGTGCTCTATCTCGTGTTTCAGTCGGCGCGCTCAAAACCGAGCTAAGCCCCCCTTGACTCCTCATATCCGCCCCCACAAACGCCAGCTCGGAGCCCCGAGCTGGCGTTTTTTATCAATACGTCCATCGACTCAGGCCCCTTAGGTGACGCACTGACCACCCGAGTCCGGCCACTCAGGCCCCTTAGCTGGCGCACTCACCACCCGAGTCCGGCAACTCAGACCCCTTAGCTCTCGTTCTCGACACCCAGATCCCCAACTCAGGCCCCCTGACCTCCCGTTCTCGACACCCAGATTCCCAACTCAGCCTCCTTAGCGCCGACTCTCGATACCCAGATCCCCAACTCAGCCCCCCTTAGTTCCGGCTCTCGACACCCAGAATGGCAACTCAGCCTCCTTAGCTGGCGCACTCACCACCCGAGTCCGGCGACTCAGGCCCCTTGGCTGCAGTTCTCGACACCCAGATCCCCAACTCAGCCTCCTTGGCGCCGACTCTCGACACCCAGATCCCCAACTCAGCCCCCCTTAGTTCCGGCTCTCGACACCCAGAATGGCAACTCAGCCTCCTTAGCTCGGGTTCTCGGCACCCGAGTCCGGCGACTCAGACCCCTTAGCTGCGCTTCTCGGCACCCAGATCCGCAACTCAGCCTCTTTAGCGCGCGTTCTATTCAGGTAAATCGACTCTTCCCCCTTAACTCCGCGAATTTATTGCACACGAAAAGGCGGTGGTTACAGGTTTGAACCCGCAGTCATATGTCTTTGATAGGGCGCAGCCACGCCGTTTCGCGTGCCCAAAAACCCGAGTGCATCCAGGGCGACGCCTGGCAAGGAGGCAGGGATGAAGCTGTAGCAGCGCTACCGCGAATCCCTGACGACACAGCCAGCGTCGTCCCGGGGCGCTCGGCATTTAACCCGACCATCCAATTACTCTGGGAGGAGCTGAATGAAACATCCGCTCAGTCGTAGGTCGTACCCCGTCGCTTCTTCGCCCCGACACATCACCTGGCTCAAGCTCTGGAGTGTGAGCTGCCTCTCTCTGGCCCTGATGCTGATGGTGAGCTGCTCCTCAAGCAGCCCCAACGTGACGCCTCAGGGCCGCGAGGCCAGCGCCGAAACCCGGGCGGTGGGGGCCAGCGCCGAGGTGCTTCAGGGCGCCGGCGCCCCCTCGGCGTTGGACATTCATCTGGTGGGTTTTCATCCCATGGCCGACGACCCCTCGATCCAGATGGAGGCCCATCACTTCTGCCGCCAGGTCAACGAGGACTTTGCCCAGTGCGCCATCTTCGACAGCGACGGCAGCGACGCCAACTTAAACGGCGTGGAGTACATCATCTCCTCGGTGCTCTACGAGCAGCTCCCCCAGGAGGAGAAGCAGTACTGGCACCCCCATAACTACGAGATTCTCTCCGGTCAGCTCGTCGCCCCGGGGCTCCCCGACGCCGCCGAAAATGCGCTGATGGAGAGCAAGATCAACAGCTACGGCAAGACCTATCACCTCTGGCATACCGGCAACGTCGGAGCCGAAGGCGACGAGCTCCCCTTAGGCGCCCCCATGCTGGCCTGGTCCTTCAACGCCGACGGGGAGCTCGATGAGACCTTGCTGGTCGCCCGCGACGAGGCCCTGAACTTGGATACCAACCAGATTCGCCAGGAACGCGCCGTGCTCATCGATATGGCCGAGCCCCAGGAGGGCGTGGACATGTTGGCCGGCGCCTTCCCCGATCGCGAAAAACCCGTCGGCATCGAAGATCGCGAAAACAGTCGACAGGGCCGCGGTGGCGGGCCCATCACCCCCTCCGAGGAGAAAAAAGACTCGGAGGAGAAGAAGGACGAGTCCAGAGACACGCGGGAGAATATGAACGACAGCTCCGCCGACTGAGTTTTTTGATGCGTTCTTCGCGACCCCCCCAACCCGAGCGCATCCAGAGCGACGCCTGGCACCCGAGCGCTGATCGAGATCGCGCTCGAACTCGTACTGGTAGCTCGTACTCGTGCTCGTACTCGTACTCGTGCTCGGACGCGCCCCACCAGCGGCTCTCACGAATCGCCCACATCGTGTCCCCCCCAAGCCCCACAACCACCCAACCACCCAACCACAACCCGCACACCCCCCAACCCGACGCGAACCCGAAATCCCGAGCGCATCCAGCCGCTCTCACGAATCGCCCCACATCGCGAACCCCGGCGCTCCACAACCACCCAACCACCCAACCACCTATCCACAACCCGCACGCCCCCCCAACCCGACGCAAACCCAAAGATCCGAGCGCATCCAGGGCGACGCCTGACAAGGAGATAGGGATGAAGCTGTAGCAACGCTACCGCGAATCCCTATCGACGCCGTCAGCGTCGTCCTGGGGCGCTCGGCACTCGGATCAGAAGTCTTCGTCGAACTTAACCTCCCCCTCGACCGCGACCTGGTAGGCGGAGACGCGGCGCTCAAAGAAGTTGGTCACTTCCTGAACGTCCTGCAGGTCCATAAAACTCAGCGGGTTCTTCGTGCCAAAGATCTCGGGCATCTCCAGGGTGCGCAAGCGCTGGTCGGCGCAATGCTCCAGGTAGGCGCGCACATCCTCCACGCTGAGCCCGGCCACTCCACCTCCGAGCAGATCCTCGGCAAAGAGCGCCTCGCAGTCGACGGCCTCCCGGATCATCGTCTGCACCTCAGCGCTGAGCTCCTCGTCAAAGAGCTCCGGCTCCTCCCGGCGAACCGTGCGCACCACCTCGAAGGCAAACTCCATATGGGCGCTCTCATCGCGAAACACCCAGCTTGTCCCGGCGGCAAGCCCGTGCAAGAGCCCCCGCGAACGCATGAAATACACGTAGGCAAAGGCCCCGAAGAAGAAGAGCCCCTCGATGCACGCCGCAAAGCAGATCAAGTTGAGCAAAAACTGCCGGCGATGCGCCCGTGTCTCCAGCCGGTCGAGCCCTTCGATCGAGTCCATCCAACGCATGCAAAAATCGGCCTTGGCCCGAATCGAGGGGATGTTTTCAATGGCCGCAAACGCCTCGTGACGCTCCTCAGGATCCGGCACATAGGTGTCGAGCAAGGTCAGGTAAAACTGGACGTGAAGCGCCTCCTCATAGAGCTGCCGGGCCAGATACATCCGCGCCTCCGGCGCGTTGATATGCTGGTAGAGGTTGAGCACAAGGTTGTTGGCCACGATCGAGTCCCCGGTGGCAAAAAACGCCACCAGCCGCTGCACCATATGCGTCTCGGCCTCGGTGAGCGAGTCGCGCAGATCGTTGACATCGCTCGAAAAATCAACCTCCTCCACCGTCCAGGTGTTCTTAATCGCGTCGCGATACATCTGGTAAAAACTCGGGTACGTCATCGGGCGAAGCGTCAGACAAAAGCCCGGATCCAGCAGATTGTCGGGTCGTTGAATACTCATTGGCAGGCCTCACAGATCTCGGGGTTTTCCAGCGAACAGGCAATCGCCTCGCGTTGAGGCACCTCGACTGTCGTCTTGGTGATTCGCGTGGCCGGACGCGAGCGCAGGTAATAGGTCGTCTTCAGGCCACACTTCCAGGCGTAGAGGTACATCGAGGAGAGCTGTCCCAGGGTGGGGCTCTCAATAAAGAGGTTGAGCGACTGACTCTGGTCGATAAATGCGCCGCGCTCGGCGGCCATCCCGATAAGCGAGCGCATCGGGAGCTCCCAGGCCGTGCGAAAGACCGTCCGAAGCTGCTGAGGCAGCTCTTCAAAGGACTGCACCGAACCTTCGGAGTTCTTGAGACGCGCGCGCATCCGCTCATCCCACAGCCCCAGCTCCTGGAGCTCGGCGACCAGGTAGCGGTTGACCTGAACAAAATCCCCCGAGAGCGTCTCCCGCTTAAAGAGATTGGATACCTGGGGCTCGATGCACTCGTAGCACCCGGCGATCGAGGCGATGGTCGCCGTCGGCGCAATCGCGCAGAGCAGCGAGTTGCGCAGCCCGACCTTCTGAATCCGGGCCCGGAGCGCCTCCCAGCGCGCTGGCTCCTCGGGGCTCACCCCCCACAGGTCAAACTGCAGCTGGCCGCGCGCGGCCCGCGTCTCTTTAAACGCGGCGTGCGCCCCGTGGGCCTCGGCCAGGTCGGCGGAGGTCGAGAGGGCGTGAAAATAGATCTCCTCAGAGATCCGCTTCGAGATCGCTCGCGCCTTCGGGCTGTCGAAGGGGATCTTCATCTGAAAAAACACATCCTGAAGCCCCATCAACCCCAGCCCCACCGGACGCCACCGATCGTTGGACGCCGCCGTCGATGGAATCGGGTAGTAGTTAAGATCGATGACCCGATCCAGGCCTACCACCGCGGTGCGCACCGTCTGTGCCAGCTTCTCATAGTCGACAACCACCTCCCCCTCGGCGTTTTTCAGGGTGTGCCTGGCGAGGTTGATCGAGCCCAGGTTGCAGACCGCCGTCTCCTGAGCCGAGCTCACCTCGATGATCTCCGTGCAGAGGTTCGAGAGGTGAACGCGCGCCCCCTCCTCGGCGGTCTGATTGCAGGTTCGGTTACTCGGATCTTTAAAGGTCATCCACCCGTTGCCGGTCTGCGCCAGCGTCCGCATCATCCGCCCGTAGAGGTCACGGGCTCGCAGCTCGCGCACCGCCAGCCCCTCCTTCTCGGCCTGCTCGTAGCGCCGATCGAAGGCCTCCCCATAGAGATCTGGAAGCTCCGGCACCTCCTTCGGGTCAAAGAGACTCCAGGATTCATCGGCCTCCACCCGTCGCATAAAGAGATCCGGGATCCAGTTGGCGATATTCAGGTTATGGGTGCGCGCGGCTTCATCGCCGGTGTTATCCCGAAGCTCCAGAAACTCCTCGATGTCGGCGTGCCACGGCTCCAGATACACGCAACACGCCCCCTTGCGCTTACCCCCCTGATTAACCGCCGAGACCGACGCATCCAGGGTCTTGAGCCAGGGCACAATCCCGTTGGACTTCCCGTTGGTGCTCTTAATGAGCGATCCCCTCGATCGCACCCGATGAAACGCCGTGCCAATGCCCCCCGAGAACTTCGAGAGCAGCGCGATATCGGTATAGCGCTGGTAGATCGCCTCAAGCTCATCGGCCGGGGAGTCGAGCAGAAAACAGCTGGAGAGCTGCTCAAATGACGTCCCGGCGTTAAAAAGCGTCGGGGAGCTTGGCAGATACTCCAGCCCGGAGAGCAGCGCGTAGAGCTTCTCGGCCTGCGCCATATCCTCACTCAGCGCACACGCGATCCGCAGAAAGAAGTACTGCGGCGCCTCCATCACTCGCCGGCTCTCCGGATGCCGCTGCAGGTAGCGATCGTAGAGCGTCTTGATCCCAAAATACTCAAAATGCGCGTCGCGGCTGCGATCGATGAGCGCGTCGAGCTCCTCGTGATGGGCCTCGACAAATCCCTTGAGCCGCGCGTTGTAGCGCCCGACCTCATAGCCCCGCTCCACGCACCGCGAGAAGCTGGTGATCCCCTCGCTCTGCAGATCATCCCCAATCCGCTGCGCCAGCAGTCGCGCGGCCAGCTTCGAGTACTGCGGCTCCTCCAACATCAACGACGAGGCGACCTGAATCGAAAGATCGTCGAGCTCCCGGGTCGACGCCCCATCAAAGAGCCCCCCGATCGTGCGCACCGCCACCCGCGTCGGATCGACCCGGGACAATCCCCGGGCGCAGCGGCTGATCGCGGCGACAATCCGCTCCAGGTCAACGCGTTCATAGGTGCCGTCGCGTTTGACGACACGCATCCCTCCCTCGTCTTTTCCCCCCTCATTCTCGTCGCTCTGTTCTGGCAGTGTTGCAGAAGTGGTGGTCATCTCTCATCCCTCGCTGCTCGGGTCATACGCGGGAACGACCAACCTCTTCAGAGCTCTCGGGCGCCTGACCCCAAAAGTTCCTCCAAAGTCGACCAGCGCTCCCGCGAGCGAAATGGGGCTTTGGAGGGCGTCTTAACGCTCACCTCTCTAAAAGCTCCCGAGTCGGACTGGCGCGGGATGTCTCCCCGGCGCCAGGCGCTGGCAGGTCTTCGGGCTCTCGAGCGCGCCCTTTTAAAAGGCACCTACTGCCCACCGCTTCCCAGGCTCTCAAGCCCAGTGCCATTGGTGGGGGTCGTTCTCGAATACCGCTGCGGGGCAGCTCCGGAGTCTCACCGGATTCCCTCTTCGGTGTCGCGATCATCTCGCGAAACACCAGCACGCAAACCACATAGAGTGGATCCCCCCCGTGGTCAACCACAAGATGTTGTGTTTCGAAGGCACGTCCGCGCCAACACGCGCTCCTGCCATCAGCCCCCTTTCGATGGGCGTTCCGGCGCGTGGCGACGCGTGAGTCTTTGCGGCGAGTCGTTTTGAAAAGAACGACGCCCCCCTGCACTTCGGTCTTCACCATCACGCGGGAAGAACTCGAAAAGGAGGGGGGCGTTATCTGATCATGGAGATGTTTCTGGCCTGCTCAGCGCGCTCCGCTGCTGCGCAGGCAGGGCCTAAAACTCCACCCGGTCGCCCGGGCGCAGGTTGCCGTCATAGCCCGGATCATCGCCCTTTTTCTGGCGGGCCTTGCGCGCGTTCCACGCCGCGCTCCCCAGAAAGGCCGGCGCGGCCACCACGCATAAGGGGCACATCACCGTGCCAAAGGCCGCAAGCCCCGCCACGCTCAACGCCCCCATCGCCCCGCCAAAGATCGTGTGCTCCCGCGCGCGGCGGCGGTACTCGCAGGGCGCTTCGCCCTGGTGTTGCTCCTCCTTCACGTGGATCGAAGACGCGCTCCCCTGGCCTGCTCGTTGTGTCACCATCTCAACCTCCGCAGCTCTCTCGAAGCGGCCCCCACTCACCATGAGGGCGCTCCCATCATCATCATCAGGGCCCCGAGCCACTCGCCCACCATCGCATCGTGTCGCGCTGCGGTGGCATCGGCACCCCACACCTACGTCCTGAGAGGAAAACAACGCCCGCTCACCGAACCTTCCGCCTCGCCATCGCACGACCTTCTCGAACGTCAAAACGCACCCGACTCCCCCCCCTATCTGAGCTATTTGATCCTTAAGCGATCGACCTTGATGAGAGAGCCCTGTGGAAAACTCTGTGAGAAACCCTGTGTTAAAGCTGTTAATCCACAACTGGAAAACCTGGGGCAAACTCGGCTCTCAGATTCTCCCCACATCTCCCACAGCCTTTCCCCGATCCGAATGTGGATAAATACTCGAAGTATTCAGGTGCTTTAGCGCTGCTCTCCACATTTCCACAGGCCCTACTTCTTCTACGTACCTCAAACACACCAAACCTTTTTTGTCTTTTGGTAGAAGATCCGTGACTGTGGAAAACTCCTGAGGCTCTAAGGGGCGCAAGCTCGCGAGTTACAAGGGCGATTGCCACTTGAAACCCTCCTCAACCTGTGGTGGATTGTCAGGGCTTACGAGCCGGGAAATTTATAAAAACCCAAACCTCTCCGCGGAGACGCGCTCCATGAAGATTCGCATTTCCAGCAAGACGCTCACCGACGAGCTCTTCAAACTTCAAGGCGTCGTCAGCCACCGCAGCACGCTGGCCATTTTGTCCAACGCGCTCCTGGTGGCCGAGGGCAACACGCTGACCCTGCACGCCACCGACCTGGACATCTCCGTGTCCACCTCCTGCGAGTGCGAGGTGCTGGAGCCGGGCAAGGTCACCCTGCAGGCCCGCAGCCTCTTCGACATCGTCAAAAACCTCGAAGAAGACACCCTCTCGCTGGAGACCGAGGAGAACCACTGGGCCAAGCTCAAGAGCGGCAACGTCAACTGCCGCATCGTCGGCACCCACGCCGATGAGTTCCCGCACCTGCTCGACATCGCCGGGGTGGAGCTCTTCCCGATTGGCACCCGTCGCCTGCTCGACATGATCGAGAAGACCCTCTTCAGCGTCTCCACCGACGACGCTCGCGCCAACCTCACCGGGGCCTTCTTCAAGGTCACCAACGAGAAGACGCTTCTGATGGTCTCCACCGACGGCCACCGTCTCTCCAAGATCGAGACGAAGCCCGAGGAGTTCGACGCCGGTGGCGACATCCCCGCCGCGCTCAACAAGGGCATCATCATCCCCCGTAAAGGGCTCGCTGAAATCAAGCGCACCGTCGATGCGAAGAGCGATGAGCTCAGCTTTGGCATCATCGACAACAACATCGTCTTTAAGAGCGGCCCGATGAGCCTCTCGGTGCGCCTGATCGAGGGGAGCTTCCCCGACTTCACCCAGGTGCTGCCCAAAGAGAGCGAGCACCGCGCTGTGGTCGAGAAGGACGTCTTCCAGCAGGCGCTCAAGTTCGTGAGCCTCTTTGCCAGCTCCAAGACCAACAACGTGCGCATCTCGCTGAGCGACGAGGGCCTGGAGCTCTACGCCTCCGACCCCGACCGCGGCGAAGCCACCAAGGTCGTGCCGATGCAGTACGGCGGGCAGGCTGTCAAAGCCGGCTTCAACTACCGCTACCTCAACGACGTGGTCAGCGCGCTCGACGGCTCCGAGGTCTCCATCGAGATCATCGACACCCTCTCCCCCACGCTCATCCGCGACACCCAGCGCGACGAGATGCTCTTCGTCGTCATGCCCATGCGCCTCTGATCCTTTTAATCAGGGTTTTTCAATTAAGGGAGTTGTTCCGTATCTGGCAGCTGAATTTGTTTTAAAAGATAGTTAGCGCGCGCCTCCGACGACCTTCGCCGGGGGCGTTCGCGTTTTCGCGCCACCCCTGAGCCATAGAGCCCAACTTTTTCGGGATAGTTCATCGATGCTTCTGGAAGCCCTTCGACTGCGCGATTTTCGCAACCTGCAGCACGTGATGTTGACGCCCAACCCGCGTTTTAACGTGATTGCCGGTCCCAACGGTCAGGGCAAAACCAACCTCCTGGAAGCCATCTACCTCTTGAGCGCGGTGAAGAGCTTTCGGCCCGGCACGACCAACCGCGCGCTGATTCATTTTGAGCGCACAGAAGCCACCCTGGAAGCTCGCGTGGAGCGCGGAGGCCATGAGCGCCTGGTGCGCCTGGAGATCTCCGAGCGCGGCAAGAAGGTGTTTTTGAATGAGGGGCAAGTCCGCAACATATCTGAGTTTTTCGGCACCCTGAACGTCGTGATCTTCGGGCCGGATGACATCGGCATCCTGCGCGGCTCCCCCTCGGAGCGCCGCCGCTTTATGGACCGCGCCATCTTCAACGCCCACCCGGCCTTTGGCACCGAATCCACCCACTACGAGGACGTGCTCAAGCACCGCAACGCGCTCTTAAAAGAGCCGCGTCAGGACGCCGCCCTGCGTGCGGTCTACGACGAGCAGCTCATCACCTACGGCGCCCAGATCCTGCGCCGCCGCCTGGACTTCATCACCCACTTTCGACCCGTGCTCACCCGCACCTTTTCGACAATTTTCGACCCCTCGCTTGCCGCCGACCTGCGCTACGCCCCGAGCTGGCTCGCTGAGGGCGAAGAATTTCTGGATGAGGCCGAGGCCTTAAGCTCCCCGCAGTACCTGGAGCGTGCCCTGGAGTTGGCCTTAAGGCGCACCGAGCGCGACGAGCGCGAGCGCGGCTACACCCTGATCGGCCCCCACCGCGACGACCTGCACACCACGCTGGGCGGCCACGACGTGCGCACCTTTGGCAGCCAGGGCCAGACCCGCGCCTTCGTGCTCGCCATGAAGATCGCCGAGATCACCTACCTGGAAGAGCGCTACCATTTTGCGCCCATCCTCCTGCTCGACGACGTCTCCAGCGAGCTGGACCGGGAGCGTAACCGCCTGCTCTTCGACTTTTTGCGCGCCCGCACTCAGGGGCAGGTCTTCATCACCACCACCCACCGTGATTTTATTCTGCTCGACCAGAATTTGAGTATTTTTGACGTGCAGGGCGGTCAGGTCATCGAGCGTGTCTCGGACGACGCGTGATTACCCCGACCGAAGAAACCCTCGTAGCGCTCAATACGATGGTCCGAAGCGAGCGACGCGGCTTTCACCAGTTGAAACATTTTTTGTCGAAGTGAACGACGCGGCCTTCGCCGGTTAAAACATCCGTCCCGAAGCGAACGACGCGACCTCCGCCGGTTGAAATAGCCTTCGTGAAGCGAGCGACAAGGTCTCCGCCGGTTGAAATAGCCTTCGCCAGGCGAGCGTGATGGCTTTCGCCGGTGAACATAGCTTTCACGAAGCGAATCGCATGCCTTTCGCCGGATAAAAGAGGTGTTACGAAGCAAGTGACGCCCCTGTTTGAAACGCAACGAGCCCCGTCGAAGAAAATGGCGTGGCTCGTTCATCCAGCGAGACACGCGTCGAAGGGAATCCCTCACCTCTTTTAGACGGGGCATGACGCGTTGAGCGCTTTGACAAAGGAGCTTCAACCGGCGGACACCTCGACACAGCGAATGTCAGGGCGCGTTCAAAACGAAATCACGTGCCGGACTGCCCGACACTGCTATTTTAATTTAAAACCATCGCGTCGAAGCGCATCGAATAAGGCGCTCGACGTGTTTGAGCCTTCCACGTCTGAAGAGAGCAAAACACATGATTCTGGAGCTTAGCCGGGGATTTCGACACGGCGATGAGGTCGAGCTGACCATCGACAAAATGAACGAGCGGGGCCTGGGCGTCGCCTTTGTCGAGACGGTCATCGGCCCGCAGAAGATGGAGAAGCGCTACGAGGTCTTTGTGCGCAAGGCCATCCCCGGCGACCGGGTGCGCGTGCGCATCGATAAGACGCGGCGCAAACGCGCCTCGGCCACCCTGCTGGAGATCCTGGAGCCCTCGCAGCTGCGCATCGAGCCCCGCTGCCGCCACTTTGGTACCCGCGAAGAGGCCCAGAAGGGCTGCGGCGGCTGCACCCTGCAGTCGATGCGCTACCGCCATCAGCTCGCCATCAAAGAGCGCCTGATCAAAGAGAACTTTCAGCGGGTGGGCCTCGACCCCGGGCTGGTGCTCCCGCTCAAGGGCATGGAAGAGCCCTGGTACTACCGCAACAAGATGGAGTTCACCTTCGGCGACGACGCCGAGCGTCACTTCGCGCTGGGGCTTTACCCCTCGGGCTACAAGTTCGAGATCCTCAATCTTCAGGAATGCCACCTGCAGTCGGAGTTCGTCTCGCGTTTTGTGCCGGCGATGAGTCATTTCTGTGCCTCGGTGGGGCTGGAGCCCTACCACAGCCGCCGCGACGAGGGCTGGCTGCGCAACCTGACGATCCGCGAGGGCAAACGCACCGGGGAGGTGATGGTGGAGCTGATGACCAGCCCGGCCACCGAGGTGCGTCTGGGCACCGAGACGGTCGATGCGGAGCAGGCCGCGCGGGCCTTCGCCGCCGAGGCCCAACGCCTGGCCTCGGAGCTCGGGCGGCCCATCACCTCCTTTTACTGGTCGCGCTACATCGCCGAAAAGGGCAGCCGCACCCGCATCGAAGAGACCCTGCTCCATGGCGAGCCCGTGTTGAGCGAGGAGATGCACCTGCCTGGCGAGCAGGTGCTGCGCTTTGAGATTCACCCCCGGGCCTTTTTTCAGCCCAACACCCTGCAGGCCGAGCAGCTCTACGCCGAGGTTATCGAGCGCGCGGGCCTGCTCGACGCCGATAGCCCCAACCGGCCCCAGACCGTGCTCGACCTCTACTGCGGCACGGGCACCATCGGGCTCTGCCTGGCCCCTTATGCCGAGCGCGTGCTCGGCATTGAGCTTCAGCCCGACGCGGTGGACAACGCCCGCAAAAACGCCACCGACAATCAGATCGACAACGCCACCTTCTTTGTGGGCGATGTGGGTAAGGTGCTGGCCAGCCCCGAGTTCATCGAGGCCCGCGGCGACGCCATCGACCTGGTGGTGGTCGACCCGCCCCGCTCCGGGCTTTTTGACCAGGCGATTGAACAGATTCTGGAGATCGCCGCCCCCACGCTGGTCTACGTCTCCTGCAACCCCAAAACCCTGGCGGACAACCTGGTGGCGCTCACCGCCGGGGGCTACCAGCTGGAGGTGGTGCAGCCGGTCGACCTCTTCCCGCAGACCTACCACGTGGAGAACGTCGCGCTCCTGGTGCGCAAGACGTCAACCTGAGTCGTTCGACCCGAAACCCATCAGCCGCCTCCGCTTTGCGGCGAGCCCGGGCGCTGGTAGCTTGGGCGCCCGTCGACTCCCGGCACGATTCATGCGCTGTGTTCCTGTGTAGGGGCCCCGAGCAGGGCTGCGGGGCGACGTGGTTCCGATAAACATTTCAGTGCTGATGGTGATGAGGTCGCTATGAACTTCGAGCTGCTGGTTGTCGTGGTGATTGTTGGCTTCGGAATCGCCGCGTTCTTTGTGGTGCTTCAGAACATCTCGCGCATGCAGGAACTTATGAAGACGAAATCGTACTGGCGAGCGATCGCCGAGAAATTCAACCTCAAACACGACTCCCCGACGGCCGGCCATGTGGAGCGGCTGGTGGGTTCTCACCGCGCCTGTCCGCTGATGCTCACGGGCACGGGCGACCCTTTGAGCGAGGGTTATGAGCTTGTGGCCGAGGTCGATCTCGTCACAGCGCTGCATAAAACGCTGACCCTGGTCAGCGAGCCCGACGCTCAGGAGGCTCCCACCATCGCCACCCTGCAGGCCGAGGGGCCCTCGCAGGCCCATGAGCTTCTGCAGGCCCCGGAGCTTCGCAAAGCCTGGGATGAGGCCGCCGCCTTTGCCAACTCTATGGAGGTGCGCGACGCCACCCTGCGCCTCAAGCGCCGCGGTCCGCTCAGCGATGAGACGATCCTCGAAGAGCTCACCGAGCTGGCCGTCAGCCTGGCGATTGTGCTGGAGAACCAGGCCGGAAGGTTCGTCACCCTCACCCCCGAGGGACGAAAGATCGAGGCGGCCTCACCGGCTCAGGCCGGTCGGATGCCCGTCTCCGGTGCGCTTCACTCCCGCAGCACGAGCCCGATGAAGGGCGACTTTTTTGATGAGAAATCCGGCTTTCCGGTGCGTGGCGAATGGGATCGTTCCGGGGAGTTTCGGGTGCCCGCCGAAGGCAAAAAAGACGCCGAGGCGAAGCGCAAAAACGCCCCCGAAGACGACCTGAAGTTGCTTGATACGGATGATGGCGACCTCTTTTAGGGTTATGTGAGCCCGACATCGGCGGCGCGCCCTTCAGACGACTGGACAGCGCCCCTCGCCACACTACACTGAGCGCCGACTTCGGGTTTCTCTTGCAGGCAGTCGGCCCATGACCTCATCCCTTCCTTCATCGCAGCTCATCGACCGTTTTGGACGCGCGCACCGTTCGTTGCGCGTCTCGGTCACCGATCGCTGCAACCTTCGCTGCTCCTACTGCATGCCGGCCGAGGGGCTTCCCTGCGCGCCGCGCTCCGAGCTGCTCACCTTTGAAGACATCACCTTTGTGGTGGGCGTGGC comes from the Lujinxingia sediminis genome and includes:
- a CDS encoding OBAP family protein; this translates as MLMVSCSSSSPNVTPQGREASAETRAVGASAEVLQGAGAPSALDIHLVGFHPMADDPSIQMEAHHFCRQVNEDFAQCAIFDSDGSDANLNGVEYIISSVLYEQLPQEEKQYWHPHNYEILSGQLVAPGLPDAAENALMESKINSYGKTYHLWHTGNVGAEGDELPLGAPMLAWSFNADGELDETLLVARDEALNLDTNQIRQERAVLIDMAEPQEGVDMLAGAFPDREKPVGIEDRENSRQGRGGGPITPSEEKKDSEEKKDESRDTRENMNDSSAD
- a CDS encoding ribonucleotide-diphosphate reductase subunit beta, which translates into the protein MSIQRPDNLLDPGFCLTLRPMTYPSFYQMYRDAIKNTWTVEEVDFSSDVNDLRDSLTEAETHMVQRLVAFFATGDSIVANNLVLNLYQHINAPEARMYLARQLYEEALHVQFYLTLLDTYVPDPEERHEAFAAIENIPSIRAKADFCMRWMDSIEGLDRLETRAHRRQFLLNLICFAACIEGLFFFGAFAYVYFMRSRGLLHGLAAGTSWVFRDESAHMEFAFEVVRTVRREEPELFDEELSAEVQTMIREAVDCEALFAEDLLGGGVAGLSVEDVRAYLEHCADQRLRTLEMPEIFGTKNPLSFMDLQDVQEVTNFFERRVSAYQVAVEGEVKFDEDF
- a CDS encoding ribonucleoside-diphosphate reductase subunit alpha yields the protein MTTTSATLPEQSDENEGGKDEGGMRVVKRDGTYERVDLERIVAAISRCARGLSRVDPTRVAVRTIGGLFDGASTRELDDLSIQVASSLMLEEPQYSKLAARLLAQRIGDDLQSEGITSFSRCVERGYEVGRYNARLKGFVEAHHEELDALIDRSRDAHFEYFGIKTLYDRYLQRHPESRRVMEAPQYFFLRIACALSEDMAQAEKLYALLSGLEYLPSSPTLFNAGTSFEQLSSCFLLDSPADELEAIYQRYTDIALLSKFSGGIGTAFHRVRSRGSLIKSTNGKSNGIVPWLKTLDASVSAVNQGGKRKGACCVYLEPWHADIEEFLELRDNTGDEAARTHNLNIANWIPDLFMRRVEADESWSLFDPKEVPELPDLYGEAFDRRYEQAEKEGLAVRELRARDLYGRMMRTLAQTGNGWMTFKDPSNRTCNQTAEEGARVHLSNLCTEIIEVSSAQETAVCNLGSINLARHTLKNAEGEVVVDYEKLAQTVRTAVVGLDRVIDLNYYPIPSTAASNDRWRPVGLGLMGLQDVFFQMKIPFDSPKARAISKRISEEIYFHALSTSADLAEAHGAHAAFKETRAARGQLQFDLWGVSPEEPARWEALRARIQKVGLRNSLLCAIAPTATIASIAGCYECIEPQVSNLFKRETLSGDFVQVNRYLVAELQELGLWDERMRARLKNSEGSVQSFEELPQQLRTVFRTAWELPMRSLIGMAAERGAFIDQSQSLNLFIESPTLGQLSSMYLYAWKCGLKTTYYLRSRPATRITKTTVEVPQREAIACSLENPEICEACQ
- the dnaN gene encoding DNA polymerase III subunit beta, whose translation is MKIRISSKTLTDELFKLQGVVSHRSTLAILSNALLVAEGNTLTLHATDLDISVSTSCECEVLEPGKVTLQARSLFDIVKNLEEDTLSLETEENHWAKLKSGNVNCRIVGTHADEFPHLLDIAGVELFPIGTRRLLDMIEKTLFSVSTDDARANLTGAFFKVTNEKTLLMVSTDGHRLSKIETKPEEFDAGGDIPAALNKGIIIPRKGLAEIKRTVDAKSDELSFGIIDNNIVFKSGPMSLSVRLIEGSFPDFTQVLPKESEHRAVVEKDVFQQALKFVSLFASSKTNNVRISLSDEGLELYASDPDRGEATKVVPMQYGGQAVKAGFNYRYLNDVVSALDGSEVSIEIIDTLSPTLIRDTQRDEMLFVVMPMRL